TTTTTTTGCATAAAATTAATAGTTCTTAATATTCTGCAATAAATCAATATAATTAATCCAATTACATCCTCAATTACCAGGAATCTACTATGGGAAACATCAAATTTGTCAAAGAGAATAAAGAAATAGTCGCCGCAGATGGTGCTAATCTCCGACTCAAAGCTGTAGAAAATGGCATTGATATTTATAAATTTTTCGGCAAAATGACCAATTGCGGCGGTGCTGGACAATGTACTACTTGTGTTGTCCAAATTATCGAAGGACTAGAAAACCTATCTCCACGTACAGATTTAGAAAACCGCAAATTCAAAAACAAGCCTGACAACTACCGTCTAGCTTGTCAAACCGTAGTGAACGGACCTATTACCGTCATCACCAAACCTTAAGAGCTTTTAAAAAATTTGGCTTCACTCTGTCATCTATAATGCTATTCTGGAATAGTTGACTCGAAATTACATAAAAGGCTATCTTGCTATGCAAGTTAATGATTTGGGTTTCGTAGCGAGCATTTTGTTCGTACTAGTACCCGCCGTGTTTTTAATCATGCTTTACATCCAAACTTCCAGCCGCGAAAGTTAATTAACAGCTTTGCGAACAGCTAAGTAGGTGAACAGAAAAATTTAAAGGTATGTGAAGAAAAGTAAAATCACTCAAAACTCTCTTCCTGTTCCCAGTTAAGAGTTCCCTGTTAAGAGTTCCCTTGCCCCAACGACAATTTTTAACACCCACCTACTTATTAGCTTTTGTGAGCAATTTAAAATCGGTGGAAAAGATAGATAAGATAAAAACCCCCCTAAACTAAATATAGTGCAGGGGTTTTTATTTATGAATCGCTAATATAAAGACATTACACAGTAGTACGCACCAGAAGCACTGGACAGGTAGAGT
The DNA window shown above is from Anabaena sp. WA102 and carries:
- the psbM gene encoding photosystem II reaction center protein PsbM, with translation MQVNDLGFVASILFVLVPAVFLIMLYIQTSSRES
- a CDS encoding 2Fe-2S iron-sulfur cluster-binding protein; translation: MGNIKFVKENKEIVAADGANLRLKAVENGIDIYKFFGKMTNCGGAGQCTTCVVQIIEGLENLSPRTDLENRKFKNKPDNYRLACQTVVNGPITVITKP